In a single window of the Raphanus sativus cultivar WK10039 chromosome 9, ASM80110v3, whole genome shotgun sequence genome:
- the LOC130499527 gene encoding uncharacterized protein LOC130499527 isoform X1: MANSIVFFSDLKSGRCTSVVEARLLRFWEARNVKRGGELMWMDLLMVDVNGTMMQATISAGRLPEYRGRLIAGSMFTLSGFDVSRAAQNFRLTDSSLMIRFSDMTSFKELPAPVSPLPEEAFRFRNQSELVGLANTSTQLPDVVGEILCVKSTVSDPPEEKNRVMVTMKLDSDETITLSLFDSQAVAFHKQLEAMQVDPKVMVATSINPKMVGGRLFLNATSGTHVYFDKATRAGEVLFYQLVTRDTGLPSVAPLLRSYAKVETMSIAELTSFIVSAATQEIDFLCTGRVVHVDAGRGWCYVACSKCSKKLERSASAFTCVRCNNSHAVGALRYRVEMAICDDTGEATFVWFDGVMAKLHSLRASEAAQMLAEDGVNPEDTGLPPFIAEMEGKTYTFQVRVTAFNFTEHHRTFTITRVAEEHGRLPVDAVINNGGNDDEDDDDPSDETGGKAPDGDEDAGDSASAGGTGSSGKARRNTGAGPSEGVKKSRVV, encoded by the exons ATGGCTAATTCAATCGTTTTTTTCTCTGATCTGAAATCCGGCCGTTGCACGTCTGTTGTGGAGGCCAGATTGCTCCGTTTCTGGGAGGCTCGGAACGTCAAGCGTGGTGGTGAGCTCATGTGGATGGACTTACTCATGGTTGATGTCAAT GGGACCATGATGCAAGCTACCATCAGTGCTGGACGTCTGCCAGAGTACCGGGGAAGACTCATTGCCGGATCAATGTTCACACTTTCCGGATTTGATGTCTCCAGAGCAGCACAAAACTTCAGGCTCACAGATTCGTCGTTGATGATCCGTTTCAGCGATATGACCTCCTTTAAGGAGCTACCTGCGCCGGTCTCACCTTTGCCAGAGGAAGCGTTCAGGTTTCGTAACCAGTCGGAGCTGGTTGGGCTAGCTAATACGAGCACCCAGTTACCAG ACGTTGTAGGTGAGATACTTTGTGTGAAAAGCACAGTTAGTGATCCTCCAGAGGAGAAGAACAGAGTCATGGTGACTATGAAGCTGGATAG TGACGAGACCATCACTTTGAGCTTATTTGATTCGCAAGCTGTTGCTTTCCACAAGCAACTTGAGGCCATGCAGGTTGATCCGAAGGTCATGGTTGCTACTAGCATCAACCCGAAGATGGTTGGAG GGCGGCTGTTTCTCAATGCAACGTCGGGCACCCATGTGTATTTTGATAAGGCGACAAGAGCAGGAGAAGTCCTGTTCTACCA GTTGGTCACTCGAGATACTGGACTGCCGTCAGTCGCTCCGCTATTAAGATCGTATGCGAAGGTGGAGACGATGTCCATTGCCGAGCTTACCAGTTTCATCGTTTCAGCTGCAACCCAG GAGATTGATTTTTTGTGCACTGGAAGGGTTGTTCACGTAGACGCAGGGCGGGGGTGGTGCTATGTTGCCTGCTCGAAATGCAGTAAGAAACTGGAACGGTCTGCTTCTGCGTTTACATGTGTTAGATGCAACAATTCACATGCTGTTGGGGCCCTTCG TTACCGCGTGGAGATGGCAATATGTGATGATACTGGAGAAGCAACCTTTGTTTGGTTCGATGGTGTGATGGCGAAATTGCATAGTCTCAGGGCAAGTGAAGCTGCGCAGATGCTG GCTGAGGACGGGGTGAACCCTGAAGACACTGGCCTTCCTCCCTTCATTGCAGAGATGGAGGGTAAAACGTACACTTTCCAAGTGAGAGTCACTGCGTTTAATTTCACCGAGCATCACAGGACCTTCACCATAACACGAGTTGCTGAGGAGCATGGTCGTCTGCCAGTCGATGCCGTGATCAATAAT GGAGGTAATGATGACGAGGACGATGATGATCCGTCTGACGAGACTGGGGGTAAAGCTCCTGATGGTGATGAGGATGCTGGCGATTCAGCGTCTGCTGGTGGTACGGGTTCGTCCGGCAAGGCGCGTAGGAACACTGGTGCAGGACCCTCCGAGGGTGTGAAGAAGTCACGTGTTGTCTGA
- the LOC108825496 gene encoding basic leucine zipper 4, with amino-acid sequence MFSTSLESVHICFDDATITGDEITEILAFLQSDTSDNPSGSNELVAPVDERKRKRTISNRESAKRSRLRKKRRFEDLTEEVDQLKLKNQELVNQLADVLSCGNAISQENNRLKTESVCLEIRLLELYRFLVAMQSPISTRLNYIAKLLI; translated from the coding sequence ATGTTTTCAACCAGTTTAGAGTCGGTTCATATCTGTTTTGATGATGCTACCATAACCGGAGATGAAATCACAGAAATTTTGGCATTTCTTCAATCAGATACGTCGGACAATCCGAGCGGCTCAAACGAGTTGGTAGCACCGGTCGATGAGAGGAAGAGAAAGCGCACGATATCAAACCGGGAATCAGCAAAGAGATCAAGGTTGAGAAAGAAGAGACGTTTTGAGGACTTAACCGAAGAGGTAGACCAGCTGAAGCTTAAGAACCAGGAGCTTGTCAACCAGCTGGCTGATGTGTTGAGTTGTGGTAATGCCATATCACAGGAGAATAACCGATTGAAAACTGAATCGGTTTGCCTTGAGATCAGGCTTCTAGAGTTGTACCGGTTTTTAGTGGCCATGCAATCGCCAATCTCAACGAGGTTAAATTACATTGCAAAGCTTCTGATTTAA
- the LOC130499527 gene encoding uncharacterized protein LOC130499527 isoform X2 — protein MWMDLLMVDVNGTMMQATISAGRLPEYRGRLIAGSMFTLSGFDVSRAAQNFRLTDSSLMIRFSDMTSFKELPAPVSPLPEEAFRFRNQSELVGLANTSTQLPDVVGEILCVKSTVSDPPEEKNRVMVTMKLDSDETITLSLFDSQAVAFHKQLEAMQVDPKVMVATSINPKMVGGRLFLNATSGTHVYFDKATRAGEVLFYQLVTRDTGLPSVAPLLRSYAKVETMSIAELTSFIVSAATQEIDFLCTGRVVHVDAGRGWCYVACSKCSKKLERSASAFTCVRCNNSHAVGALRYRVEMAICDDTGEATFVWFDGVMAKLHSLRASEAAQMLAEDGVNPEDTGLPPFIAEMEGKTYTFQVRVTAFNFTEHHRTFTITRVAEEHGRLPVDAVINNGGNDDEDDDDPSDETGGKAPDGDEDAGDSASAGGTGSSGKARRNTGAGPSEGVKKSRVV, from the exons ATGTGGATGGACTTACTCATGGTTGATGTCAAT GGGACCATGATGCAAGCTACCATCAGTGCTGGACGTCTGCCAGAGTACCGGGGAAGACTCATTGCCGGATCAATGTTCACACTTTCCGGATTTGATGTCTCCAGAGCAGCACAAAACTTCAGGCTCACAGATTCGTCGTTGATGATCCGTTTCAGCGATATGACCTCCTTTAAGGAGCTACCTGCGCCGGTCTCACCTTTGCCAGAGGAAGCGTTCAGGTTTCGTAACCAGTCGGAGCTGGTTGGGCTAGCTAATACGAGCACCCAGTTACCAG ACGTTGTAGGTGAGATACTTTGTGTGAAAAGCACAGTTAGTGATCCTCCAGAGGAGAAGAACAGAGTCATGGTGACTATGAAGCTGGATAG TGACGAGACCATCACTTTGAGCTTATTTGATTCGCAAGCTGTTGCTTTCCACAAGCAACTTGAGGCCATGCAGGTTGATCCGAAGGTCATGGTTGCTACTAGCATCAACCCGAAGATGGTTGGAG GGCGGCTGTTTCTCAATGCAACGTCGGGCACCCATGTGTATTTTGATAAGGCGACAAGAGCAGGAGAAGTCCTGTTCTACCA GTTGGTCACTCGAGATACTGGACTGCCGTCAGTCGCTCCGCTATTAAGATCGTATGCGAAGGTGGAGACGATGTCCATTGCCGAGCTTACCAGTTTCATCGTTTCAGCTGCAACCCAG GAGATTGATTTTTTGTGCACTGGAAGGGTTGTTCACGTAGACGCAGGGCGGGGGTGGTGCTATGTTGCCTGCTCGAAATGCAGTAAGAAACTGGAACGGTCTGCTTCTGCGTTTACATGTGTTAGATGCAACAATTCACATGCTGTTGGGGCCCTTCG TTACCGCGTGGAGATGGCAATATGTGATGATACTGGAGAAGCAACCTTTGTTTGGTTCGATGGTGTGATGGCGAAATTGCATAGTCTCAGGGCAAGTGAAGCTGCGCAGATGCTG GCTGAGGACGGGGTGAACCCTGAAGACACTGGCCTTCCTCCCTTCATTGCAGAGATGGAGGGTAAAACGTACACTTTCCAAGTGAGAGTCACTGCGTTTAATTTCACCGAGCATCACAGGACCTTCACCATAACACGAGTTGCTGAGGAGCATGGTCGTCTGCCAGTCGATGCCGTGATCAATAAT GGAGGTAATGATGACGAGGACGATGATGATCCGTCTGACGAGACTGGGGGTAAAGCTCCTGATGGTGATGAGGATGCTGGCGATTCAGCGTCTGCTGGTGGTACGGGTTCGTCCGGCAAGGCGCGTAGGAACACTGGTGCAGGACCCTCCGAGGGTGTGAAGAAGTCACGTGTTGTCTGA
- the LOC108825492 gene encoding protein PHLOEM PROTEIN 2-LIKE A10 isoform X2, translating into MDILRLGSISPHRTKKWLILLSLLGISSYGAYKFYTFPYIARKRKRLTNLFESIASFAELVTDSAETITLVSRDLKQFLQSDSDEIPNSLKQIAKIAKSKEFADSISRVSEAVTVGVLRGYNNVDEEAESNPGVVERVLFSEAGTGFVSVLVGSFAKNLVLGFHEVETSNLETTSEKPRWMSLLCDEKIKELLADCIERFTISAVTVYIEKTAGVNAYDQIFSGLTNPKHRDGARDVLVSVCNGALETFMRTSHQVYTSSNSGGEEETVRDSSSSSYSSGWSEALTTTLAVPSNRKFMFDVTGRVTLETMRSILEFVVLKTSQSFRRSFGSVRGEVTDRGRQVVGLILIDKEIS; encoded by the exons ATGGACATTCTTCGATTAGGTTCGATTTCACCACATAGAACAAAGAAATGGCTGATTCTACTATCCCTCCTCGGAATCTCGAGCTACGGAGCTTACAAATTTTACACCTTCCCATACATCGCGAGGAAGAGGAAGCGTCTCACGAACCTCTTCGAATCAATCGCCTCCTTCGCCGAGCTAGTCACCGACTCAGCTGAAACCATAACTCTCGTCTCCCGAGACTTGAAGCAGTTTCTCCAATCCGACTCCGACGAAATCCCGAACAGCTTGAAACAGATCGCGAAAATCGCCAAATCGAAAGAGTTCGCCGACTCGATATCTAGGGTTTCAGAGGCAGTAACCGTCGGTGTCCTCCGCGGGTATAACAACGTCGACGAAGAGGCGGAATCGAACCCAGGCGTGGTGGAGAGAGTTTTGTTCTCAGAGGCGGGGACTGGTTTCGTCTCGGTTCTCGTCGGTAGCTTCGCGAAGAATCTCGTCCTTGGATTCCACGAGGTTGAGACTAGTAATCTCGAAACGACGTCGGAGAAGCCTAGATGGATGAGTTTGTTATGCGATGAGAAGATTAAAGAGCTGTTAGCTGATTGCATAGAGAGATTCACCATCTCTGCTGTAACCGTCTACATCGAGAAAACAGCTGGCGTCAACGCTTACGATCAGATATTCTCCGGTTTGACTAATCCGAAACACCGAGACGGAGCGCGAGACGTTCTCGTCTCGGTCTGTAACGGAGCGCTCGAGACGTTCATGAGAACGTCTCACCAAGTGTACACATCTTCAAACTcgggaggagaagaagagaccGTTagagattcttcttcttcttcctattCTTCCGGATGGTCGGAGGCGCTCACGACTACGTTAGCGGTTCCGAGCAATAGGAAGTTTATGTTCGATGTTACCGGAAGAGTGACGCTGGAGACGATGAGATCGATACTTGAGTTTGTGGTGTTGAAGACATCGCAGAGCTTTAGGAGgagtttcggttcggttcgtgGAGAGGTTACGGATAGAGGACGGCAAGTGGTTGG ATTGATTCTAATTGATAAAGAAATTTCTTGA
- the LOC108825492 gene encoding protein PHLOEM PROTEIN 2-LIKE A10 isoform X1, translating to MDILRLGSISPHRTKKWLILLSLLGISSYGAYKFYTFPYIARKRKRLTNLFESIASFAELVTDSAETITLVSRDLKQFLQSDSDEIPNSLKQIAKIAKSKEFADSISRVSEAVTVGVLRGYNNVDEEAESNPGVVERVLFSEAGTGFVSVLVGSFAKNLVLGFHEVETSNLETTSEKPRWMSLLCDEKIKELLADCIERFTISAVTVYIEKTAGVNAYDQIFSGLTNPKHRDGARDVLVSVCNGALETFMRTSHQVYTSSNSGGEEETVRDSSSSSYSSGWSEALTTTLAVPSNRKFMFDVTGRVTLETMRSILEFVVLKTSQSFRRSFGSVRGEVTDRGRQVVGYVGAKSSVIITLCLAVYFHVVNRFVRGSSVRLNQHF from the coding sequence ATGGACATTCTTCGATTAGGTTCGATTTCACCACATAGAACAAAGAAATGGCTGATTCTACTATCCCTCCTCGGAATCTCGAGCTACGGAGCTTACAAATTTTACACCTTCCCATACATCGCGAGGAAGAGGAAGCGTCTCACGAACCTCTTCGAATCAATCGCCTCCTTCGCCGAGCTAGTCACCGACTCAGCTGAAACCATAACTCTCGTCTCCCGAGACTTGAAGCAGTTTCTCCAATCCGACTCCGACGAAATCCCGAACAGCTTGAAACAGATCGCGAAAATCGCCAAATCGAAAGAGTTCGCCGACTCGATATCTAGGGTTTCAGAGGCAGTAACCGTCGGTGTCCTCCGCGGGTATAACAACGTCGACGAAGAGGCGGAATCGAACCCAGGCGTGGTGGAGAGAGTTTTGTTCTCAGAGGCGGGGACTGGTTTCGTCTCGGTTCTCGTCGGTAGCTTCGCGAAGAATCTCGTCCTTGGATTCCACGAGGTTGAGACTAGTAATCTCGAAACGACGTCGGAGAAGCCTAGATGGATGAGTTTGTTATGCGATGAGAAGATTAAAGAGCTGTTAGCTGATTGCATAGAGAGATTCACCATCTCTGCTGTAACCGTCTACATCGAGAAAACAGCTGGCGTCAACGCTTACGATCAGATATTCTCCGGTTTGACTAATCCGAAACACCGAGACGGAGCGCGAGACGTTCTCGTCTCGGTCTGTAACGGAGCGCTCGAGACGTTCATGAGAACGTCTCACCAAGTGTACACATCTTCAAACTcgggaggagaagaagagaccGTTagagattcttcttcttcttcctattCTTCCGGATGGTCGGAGGCGCTCACGACTACGTTAGCGGTTCCGAGCAATAGGAAGTTTATGTTCGATGTTACCGGAAGAGTGACGCTGGAGACGATGAGATCGATACTTGAGTTTGTGGTGTTGAAGACATCGCAGAGCTTTAGGAGgagtttcggttcggttcgtgGAGAGGTTACGGATAGAGGACGGCAAGTGGTTGGGTATGTTGGTGCGAAATCTTCGGTGATAATCACCCTTTGCCTTGCGGTTTACTTTCATGTTGTGAACCGGTTTGTTCGAGGTTCTTCGGTTCGCTTAAACCAGCATTTCTAG
- the LOC108823939 gene encoding kinesin-like protein KIN-7N isoform X1, which produces MEKICVAVRVRPPTPESSSSENGSSLWKVEDNRISLHKSLDTPISTASYAFDHVFDERSTNACVYELLTKDIIHAAVEGFNGTAFAYGQTSSGKTFTMTGFETDPGIIRRSVRDVFERIQMISDREFLIRVSYMEIYNEEINDLLAVENQRLQIHEHLERGVFVAGLKEEIVSDAEQILKLLDSGEVNRHFGETNMNVHSSRSHTIFRMVIESRGKENSSTDAIRVSVLNLVDLAGSERIAKTGAGGVRLTEGKYINKSLMILGNVINKLSESSKLRAHIPYRDSKLTRILQPALGGNAKTCIICTIAPEEHHIEESKGTLQFASRAKRITNCAQINEILTDAALLKRQKLEIEELQMKLQGSHAEVLEQEILKLSNQMLKYELECERLKTQLEEERGKQKEQEQCIKEQQLKIENLNNLVTNSDFKKNQSEDFVSLRTRDGRCNVNDSSGFPGTPCFESAQPSFVVARSNYSALSDFSPMVDSLGDVADEDTWTKLNKGFVPDLDQLQFTPAIKRQPTPLTAATTECSHENQKEVEDLKSQIELLTNEKDSLQVKFNEQVFQNNKLMGEISELKEGMLHMKEIPKRLSESVANGKEVYKNVIVTMKTLMAEKEFPTAKLLFGVTGITTSLLSTLESQFSMILDGQKAGSIVDYPFYDQWETLRVSLKNTASSLVSDAQAMNEILNSHDKGQETAAMEEKLKSELSILAERYNELEKELSLDKQLLKASRESHGRLEKEVQFLKEERDSLDVAISQSTQRLRVIASDKENALKDLNVEVKRRKEMEEEIKQISFAFSSRQKSLMSFHNEIKSKMQKLTTQNPKLK; this is translated from the exons ATGGAGAAGATCTGTGTAGCAGTCAGAGTGAGGCCGCCGACGCCGGAATCATCATCATCGGAGAACGGATCTTCTCTCTGGAAAGTCGAAGACAATCGTATCTCTCTTCACAAGTCACTCGACACCCCAATCTCCACCGCTTCTTACGCTTTCG ACCATGTGTTCGACGAAAGGTCTACGAACGCATGCGTCTACGAACTTCTTACTAAGGATATCATTCATGCCGCCGTCGAGGGTTTTAACG GTACTGCGTTTGCTTATGGGCAAACAAGTAGTGGGAAGACATTTACAATGACGGGTTTTGAGACTGATCCAGGGATTATTCGAAGATCTGTCAGAGATGTGTTTGAAAGAATACAAATG ATATCGGACCGTGAGTTTCTCATCCGGGTTTCTTACATGGAGATTTATAATGAGGAAATTAATGATCTTTTAGCTGTTGAGAACCAGAGACTGCAAATTCATGAACATTTGGAG CGTGGAGTGTTTGTTGCTGGTCTTAAGGAAGAGATTGTTAGTGACGCTGAACAGATTCTAAAGCTTTTAGATTCTGGAGAAG TTAATAGGCACTTTGGCGAGACAAACATGAACGTTCACAGTAGCAGGTCACATACCATCTTTAGAATG GTGATTGAGAGCAGGGGAAAAGAAAACTCTTCTACGGATGCTATCCGTGTTTCAGTCTTG AATTTGGTTGACTTGGCTGGATCTGAGCGTATTGCTAAAACCGGTGCTGGTGGAGTGCGCTTGACAGAAGGGAAGTACATCAATAAGAGCTTAATGATTCTTGGTAATGTTATCAATAAGCTAAGTGAAAGTTCAAAGCTAAG GGCACATATTCCTTACCGAGACAGTAAGTTAACTCGAATTCTTCAGCCTGCGCTTGGTGGTAATGCGAAGACTTGCATTATATGCACTATCGCACCAGAAGAG CATCATATTGAGGAATCAAAAGGAACTCTCCAATTTGCAAGCAGAGCCAAACGCATCACCAACtgtgctcaaatcaatgag ATCTTGACTGATGCTGCTTTGTTGAAACGCCAAAAATTAGAGATAGAAGAACTACAGATGAAGCTTCAG GGATCCCATGCTGAGGTGTTGGAACAAGAGATATTAAAGTTAAGCAATCAGATGCTTAAG TATGAGTTAGAATGTGAAAGGCTAAAAACACAACTGGAAGAAGAGAGAGGAAAACAGAAGGAGCAGGAGCAATGCATCAAAGAGCAACAGTTAAAGATTGAGAACTTAAACAATCTTGTCACTAATTCAGACTTTAAGAAGAACCAATCAGAG GACTTTGTTAGTTTAAGGACTCGAGATGGGCGATGCAATGTCAATGATAGCAGCGGTTTTCCTGGGACCCCTTGCTTTGAATCAGCTCAACCTTCCTTTGTGGTTGCTCGGTCTAATTATTCAGCACTATCTGATTTTAGTCCGATGGTTGATTCACTGGGTGACGTGGCCGATGAAGACACTTGGACAAAACTAAACAAGGGTTTTGTCCCAGACCTTGATCAACTCCAGTTTACACCTGCAATTAAAAGGCAACCCACTCCATTAACTGCTGCAACCACG GAATGCTCGCATGAAAATCAGAAAGAGGTGGAAGATCTCAAAAGTCAGATTGAGTTGCTGACCAATGAAAAGGACAGTCTGCAG GTAAAATTCAACGAACAAGTGTTTCAGAACAACAAACTTATGGGAGAGATATCTGAGCTCAAAGAAGGAATGCTTCACATGAAAGAAATTCCAAAACGGTTATCTGAGTCGGTTGCTAATGGCAAGGAGGTCTACAAGAATGTTATAGTCACAATGAAG ACCTTAATGGCAGAGAAAGAATTTCCGACAGCAAAGCTACTCTTTGGTGTAACTGGAATCACAACAAGCCTTCTTTCAACTCTAGAATCACAATTCTCAATGATACTGGATGGTCAGAAAGCGGGTAGCATCGTAGATTATCCTTTCTATGATCAATGGGAAACACTTCGTGTGAGTCTGAAGAACACAGCCTCAAGCCTGGTGTCAGACGCACAAGCAATGAATGAAATTCTTAACTCCCACGACAAG GGACAAGAAACGGCTGCAATGGAGGAGAAGCTGAAGTCTGAGCTCAGCATCCTCGCAGAAAGATATAACGAGTTAGAGAAAGAGTTGTCTTTGGATAAACAGCTTCTAAAAGCTTCAAGAGAGAGCCATGGGAGACTGGAAAAGGAAGTACAGTTCCTGAAGGAAGAAAGAGATTCATTAGATGTAGCAATCTCTCAATCAACTCAGAGGTTGAGAGTGATTGCATCTGATAAAGAGAATGCTTTGAAAGATCTTAATGTGGAAGTGAAGAGAAGGAAAGAGATGGAGGAAGAGATTAAGCAAATCAGCTTTGCTTTCTCTAGCAGGCAGAAGTCTCTTATGTCTTTTCACAATGAAATCAAATCCAAAATGCAGAAACTAACAACGCAGAATCCAAAATTGAAGTAG
- the LOC108823939 gene encoding kinesin-like protein KIN-7N isoform X2 encodes MEKICVAVRVRPPTPESSSSENGSSLWKVEDNRISLHKSLDTPISTASYAFDHVFDERSTNACVYELLTKDIIHAAVEGFNGTAFAYGQTSSGKTFTMTGFETDPGIIRRSVRDVFERIQMISDREFLIRVSYMEIYNEEINDLLAVENQRLQIHEHLERGVFVAGLKEEIVSDAEQILKLLDSGEVNRHFGETNMNVHSSRSHTIFRMVIESRGKENSSTDAIRVSVLNLVDLAGSERIAKTGAGGVRLTEGKYINKSLMILGNVINKLSESSKLRAHIPYRDSKLTRILQPALGGNAKTCIICTIAPEEHHIEESKGTLQFASRAKRITNCAQINEILTDAALLKRQKLEIEELQMKLQGSHAEVLEQEILKLSNQMLKYELECERLKTQLEEERGKQKEQEQLQFTPAIKRQPTPLTAATTECSHENQKEVEDLKSQIELLTNEKDSLQVKFNEQVFQNNKLMGEISELKEGMLHMKEIPKRLSESVANGKEVYKNVIVTMKTLMAEKEFPTAKLLFGVTGITTSLLSTLESQFSMILDGQKAGSIVDYPFYDQWETLRVSLKNTASSLVSDAQAMNEILNSHDKGQETAAMEEKLKSELSILAERYNELEKELSLDKQLLKASRESHGRLEKEVQFLKEERDSLDVAISQSTQRLRVIASDKENALKDLNVEVKRRKEMEEEIKQISFAFSSRQKSLMSFHNEIKSKMQKLTTQNPKLK; translated from the exons ATGGAGAAGATCTGTGTAGCAGTCAGAGTGAGGCCGCCGACGCCGGAATCATCATCATCGGAGAACGGATCTTCTCTCTGGAAAGTCGAAGACAATCGTATCTCTCTTCACAAGTCACTCGACACCCCAATCTCCACCGCTTCTTACGCTTTCG ACCATGTGTTCGACGAAAGGTCTACGAACGCATGCGTCTACGAACTTCTTACTAAGGATATCATTCATGCCGCCGTCGAGGGTTTTAACG GTACTGCGTTTGCTTATGGGCAAACAAGTAGTGGGAAGACATTTACAATGACGGGTTTTGAGACTGATCCAGGGATTATTCGAAGATCTGTCAGAGATGTGTTTGAAAGAATACAAATG ATATCGGACCGTGAGTTTCTCATCCGGGTTTCTTACATGGAGATTTATAATGAGGAAATTAATGATCTTTTAGCTGTTGAGAACCAGAGACTGCAAATTCATGAACATTTGGAG CGTGGAGTGTTTGTTGCTGGTCTTAAGGAAGAGATTGTTAGTGACGCTGAACAGATTCTAAAGCTTTTAGATTCTGGAGAAG TTAATAGGCACTTTGGCGAGACAAACATGAACGTTCACAGTAGCAGGTCACATACCATCTTTAGAATG GTGATTGAGAGCAGGGGAAAAGAAAACTCTTCTACGGATGCTATCCGTGTTTCAGTCTTG AATTTGGTTGACTTGGCTGGATCTGAGCGTATTGCTAAAACCGGTGCTGGTGGAGTGCGCTTGACAGAAGGGAAGTACATCAATAAGAGCTTAATGATTCTTGGTAATGTTATCAATAAGCTAAGTGAAAGTTCAAAGCTAAG GGCACATATTCCTTACCGAGACAGTAAGTTAACTCGAATTCTTCAGCCTGCGCTTGGTGGTAATGCGAAGACTTGCATTATATGCACTATCGCACCAGAAGAG CATCATATTGAGGAATCAAAAGGAACTCTCCAATTTGCAAGCAGAGCCAAACGCATCACCAACtgtgctcaaatcaatgag ATCTTGACTGATGCTGCTTTGTTGAAACGCCAAAAATTAGAGATAGAAGAACTACAGATGAAGCTTCAG GGATCCCATGCTGAGGTGTTGGAACAAGAGATATTAAAGTTAAGCAATCAGATGCTTAAG TATGAGTTAGAATGTGAAAGGCTAAAAACACAACTGGAAGAAGAGAGAGGAAAACAGAAGGAGCAGGAG CAACTCCAGTTTACACCTGCAATTAAAAGGCAACCCACTCCATTAACTGCTGCAACCACG GAATGCTCGCATGAAAATCAGAAAGAGGTGGAAGATCTCAAAAGTCAGATTGAGTTGCTGACCAATGAAAAGGACAGTCTGCAG GTAAAATTCAACGAACAAGTGTTTCAGAACAACAAACTTATGGGAGAGATATCTGAGCTCAAAGAAGGAATGCTTCACATGAAAGAAATTCCAAAACGGTTATCTGAGTCGGTTGCTAATGGCAAGGAGGTCTACAAGAATGTTATAGTCACAATGAAG ACCTTAATGGCAGAGAAAGAATTTCCGACAGCAAAGCTACTCTTTGGTGTAACTGGAATCACAACAAGCCTTCTTTCAACTCTAGAATCACAATTCTCAATGATACTGGATGGTCAGAAAGCGGGTAGCATCGTAGATTATCCTTTCTATGATCAATGGGAAACACTTCGTGTGAGTCTGAAGAACACAGCCTCAAGCCTGGTGTCAGACGCACAAGCAATGAATGAAATTCTTAACTCCCACGACAAG GGACAAGAAACGGCTGCAATGGAGGAGAAGCTGAAGTCTGAGCTCAGCATCCTCGCAGAAAGATATAACGAGTTAGAGAAAGAGTTGTCTTTGGATAAACAGCTTCTAAAAGCTTCAAGAGAGAGCCATGGGAGACTGGAAAAGGAAGTACAGTTCCTGAAGGAAGAAAGAGATTCATTAGATGTAGCAATCTCTCAATCAACTCAGAGGTTGAGAGTGATTGCATCTGATAAAGAGAATGCTTTGAAAGATCTTAATGTGGAAGTGAAGAGAAGGAAAGAGATGGAGGAAGAGATTAAGCAAATCAGCTTTGCTTTCTCTAGCAGGCAGAAGTCTCTTATGTCTTTTCACAATGAAATCAAATCCAAAATGCAGAAACTAACAACGCAGAATCCAAAATTGAAGTAG